The Vanessa atalanta chromosome 2, ilVanAtal1.2, whole genome shotgun sequence DNA window GGAGGCATGAATAAAGTCGTTACGGGTCTTTGTGCggtcaaaacattttaaaaaggcAATTACAGCGGTCACATAAAAGAGAAAGTAGTTACATATATTTCAGAAAAATAGATAGATTACAGAATATCATGTTAAGACAGCAACAGTTATCGGACAACTCTAGTTAAATCAACTCATATGGTATTGCTTATTGtgaaaaaatttatttatatgatggaAGAGAAGTAGattaatttttctaatattttacttaaaaactaaAGTATAGATATAAAGCTGTGATATCTGAGGCCGCAAATTTCAGTCAAACTGAGCCTGTATCCAAAGACTTGATAAAAATCTAAGCTATATACAGAGTCAtttcacaatattattaatttaattatattaatgtaatttatagtatatatattatattaggtattacttatatttaaaatgaattcaaagcataattatatttttttatgtttattaacaatGTTTAATTCGGAAACACTATTTCCTTTTTTCCTACAAACTCTATTTATAACATCCCATATAGTGTTGATTCTATcgttagaaattaaaatattagtcataTCATAGAAAAACAGAAGATTTTGAGTATAACTTTGAGTTGTACTACATTCTATCGTTTTCAGGTAGACAAAACAGGAAGTTCTTACTATGGAAAGCAGGCTTTATCATATGGAGACGTAAAGGGCAATGCTGGAAATATGGTTTTCagtaagtagattttttttttgtttttttccatcgtgtaatatcaatttaaatatcgtaCACCCGTCATGGTCTAGTTGTTTCTTAATTAAAgaggaaaataatttataatgtgtaatttgtgtttgtattaaCGGGAGTCatggaaaacattgtaaggaaacatgcaggtttccattAATCCGCATTGGAGTTTAGTGGAATGAGCTCCAAGCCTTTTCTAAAAGGAGGtcttagccaagcagtggaacattatattattgtacattCTAGGTAAAGAAGGTCCCATCCACGCTATATCCTGGAATCCTGGTAATTGGAATGAATGGGTCGCGGTGTACGGACACGCGCCGGCTAAGGCTACTCTTTTCAACGCCAAGTGCGATCCGCTCTTCGAGTTCGGAACAGGCGCTTGGAATGCAATTTACTTCCCACCCGAGGGGAATTATatccttttaataaattttatttattaaaaaataataataaaatttgaacatgttatttcaaaaaatttGGTTCACTTCTCAGATCGTGTCAGATTAACgtccaaatatatgtatatgtatttgcgCTCACGTTTGAGCACTATATCTCCTGCCCAGTTGGCTATTCCCTGTTGATAAAGGCCGCCGTAAACAAAATCAGCCAGTCTGTATTATCAGCCAATGTGTACGTcatcaacataattataatatataaccttaACCTCATTGCACGGGTGCTATTGGGTGGCTTCGGCAACATCGCGACAGGTCACATATCAGTGTGGGACGTGCGAGGGTACAAGAAGGTCGGCGAGTGCACGGCTCCCGACACCACGAGCTTGCAGTGGGACCCGCGGGGGGAAGCGTTCATCACGGCCACCACATACCCCAGACTTACTGTTGGAAATGGGTAATAATTAACGTTAAACTGATTGTGtatattatcaaatcaaaaataagtGTATTTTAAAGGTAGTACTAAATTTCATCTCAGTTAAGTGAAACTGGCTTAAAATGCAGTCGAAAGATTTATCTACACAGCAAATTAACTATTGAATAAAAGATTGTagaaattgtttacaataaatcacgaatcaaaattaagtttttgttatttagcTGTGTAGTACAACGATTTATTGAAACTGTATTATTTTGACCAAGCAAGATTTATTCGCAAACTCCAAAAGAACGACTTCATTGATTTTTAGCATAACTTCTCGCTTTAACATAAATCCCGTTTTACTTATAACTGTTATAAGTGTGTTGTATCGGTTTTTACAGTGAAATTTTTCTTTGtgtatttgcttttaaatgtatattaaaaagttttatatttttatcataataggTATAAAATTTGGCACTACTCTGGCGCACTTATGCACAAACGTACTTGTGCCGAAAAAGAAAACTTATTATCTATAAGCTGGCAACCTGGTAGTTATCCAAAAAGCGAGTTGTCAAAAACAGCTCCAAAGAGTATAGAACAAGCAACAGCGAAGTCGACCGCGGCGTACAGGCCCCCTGGAGCGAGGAACAGGCCTTCGACTTTCGTGTTGCATGAACATGAGAAACCTCACAAACCGGGTCAGAGTGTTGATGGTAAGTTTTTTTTCCAAAGTATAGgccggacgggcaaatgggtctCCTgttgataagtggtcaccaccgcacaacGAATACGATAAATAAAGACAATAGTGCTAtccgaaataataaatattcctatGCGCTACCagccttgagagctaagatgttatgtcccttttccccgtagttacactggctcactcacccttcaaaccggaacaacaatactaaatattgctgttttaaCACTAGAATATCTTATTATTGCGtggattgcacaaagccttactactaaatgttttaactatttccatgataaaagtatttttaacacGTAAGAGTATTTAAGtagtataatagtttatttcattattaatataatatagtaagtttaagatttgtttttttttttatatgcaggaTTCGTATTTCAGTTATTGTTTCTATTCTATGAATACAaactcattatattattttgctttaatcattattattattacagcaaCACCATCAAAGCAAGCAATCAAGCAAAAAGAGAAGCGTGAAGCCCGCAAGGCGCGCAAGGCAGAGGAGCGCGCGGGGGACGCGTCCCCCTCTGCGCCCCCCGCCGCCTCCCTCGCCGCTCCCGGAGCCGCCGCGCGCGCACCCTTCGTGTCCACCGGAGACCCCGACAAGGACAAAAAGATTAAGAACATTAATAaggtttgtataaaatatcatattataatatgatcgATTTATTTAGTTGTATATTCACAGttacattgatcactttgatagaatcagcgATAAGCATTTAATGAACGAGATGCAAGGACAAACTTGTAatgccaagtttccgactccgcaaagtcaataaatccaacttgggcaaggtattcgtttctttaACATagttccgcagatatttttaactttgcctattcataaattcaaatcatttgttagAAAAACATGATTAATTAAGGCTTATTATGCAACACATAGATGACTTTCAAGtagtatgtataattgtatttcaaatattgaaaaagagaaaCCACTGGGCTTCTTACTGGTTCTTCTCGATGTAATTTATGTCCGATCCGGCAGCAGCTTCCATAGTTGTGTAAAATtttgattcaaaagtacttataaaagcatatttgaatgaagtatattttgattgattaataaGGACTAAAGTCCTTGCAAAAAGTAACATTATAACagaatagtaatttattattcttttgctactattgacttttttttttttggttcctTGATATATATCATACTGTAATACATGTGTTTTGTTTGTGGGGCAGATGTTAGGAGTTTTTTTCTGTAACTCTGacaatttgtatgtaaaatttcgTGATAATTGTTAGAATACTTAAGActtaaaagcaaattaaacaaactctgttttgcatttataatataactagctgaacctgcgaaatttataaaactcgaACTTCCAATcaccttaggggtggagttccGTAAAATTCTTTCTTAGCGAATCtctacaccctataagaaaCCTACAtgtcaaatttcaataataagatttatatataataatatgtgctattattattattatatatatagattatttacaaaaaaaaaattcgtgtCGCCACTACCACATCGTTCGAAAAGTAGATATATCGAGATTTTCAtatgtagtttaaataatacCGTTTTGATTAATTCCCAGAAACTGAGCGACATTGAAAAACTGAAACAGCAGAAGGCGGCCGGCAAGCCGCTGGAAATCAACCAGCTCGCGAAGATCGACAACGAACCGGCCTTGCTGCAGGAGCTGAATCAGCTCAGATTATGatctataaatgttaatatcttGTAAACTATGTAAATGACAGATTGTTTTAATGTCACTTGTTCTAACGCTTTTttaacagattattttttatgtatcacCACTGAGCACAATATTCcttgtatttacttaaaaaaaatatatgaaaatcacGCTCGTcacgttaattatataatagccAGCTGCCCGTCCCAACTTCGTcctgatgaaataaaaattttgtttccTTCCTGATCGCAGCTGCACTTACTGGGTCCAAGATTAATCATCATGAGATCTTAGAGAAACAGCCCAAACAGTTCAATCAGGATGACATACAGAAGACTAAATActaaaaaagtatgtaaaagacgtattaagatttaaataccAAAACGTACTGTATCTTCtggaataagttttatttatattggcttAGTCGTTTTTcagttaaaattagaaaaaaaatgtcctCTACTTTAATACTAGCAAGCAACCATTATGTTTTTGATACAAAGTCATACGTCCAAAGGTTAATTGAAATAGCCTTCTTTAAAATTTGCATCGTGTGATAAATTTTAGTTCGAATTATAAATAaggcatttattttatttagagcgGCGATTTTCAAATTCCAATTCAAATTTCGTCGTATGAGTTTGCTAGGTATGAGCTTACAGAATAAGTGGAAGCTTCCTATAATATGTTTGAAGacctttgatttatatttattatcattattaaaaaaaaaaaaatgataaatttactCATGTATTATAGAGCTGGGTTCTTGATCAACGACGAGCATGAATTAATTCGTAAACTTCCAGTAGTTGCTGACACATTATTATGTAGTGCTTGCTTGGATTGGAATCTTCGATATTTGCTTAATATTTACGTGTTCATTATaaactaaatgtttttattaattcattcttattttttttaattattgttaatgagtgtgcatttatatttgaaacaattatttaatattttttcgttttgatttgtgtttaaaattcgaCGTTGACTGCTTTACCttcgtataatatattgtttagttGGTTATTAGTGAAACAATGCTGTTTTTTGTAATAGGTAtttggactggcaaatgggccacttgatggtaagtggtcatcattgataaaagacattggtgctgcataaaataattaatcattcttCATATCACCAATACTTTAGGGGTGCCCAAACGGGCTTGTACCGAGCCCTACCACTACCAAGTGGTAGGGCTCAGTACTGTGACATCTTCTTTCGAATATCAAAACAAAGAGAAAAATCTGAGCTTAATTAACCCCACTTCACGTATTTTACTTcccaacagcaatacttagtatggttgtgttccaatttgaagggtgagccagcgtaactacatgcacaagagatataacatcttcgttCTCAAGACCGATGGGCGCTGGTGACCCATTtaccagtctgcctacctatttgaaataaaataattgtttaacta harbors:
- the LOC125070538 gene encoding eukaryotic translation initiation factor 2A; translated protein: MTTIPSIAGLTNRNLFRIKFGEPYEEVNVRDETTTNIRSIVFSPKGTYLAYRTDKKAEIIKCVDWSVAVSIDGNFKEMFFSPLDNYFIVWEMYAMTKENPQGKPNLHIFQSSNGKKIESFVQKNQTGWEPKWSSDEKLFAILNNNRVLIYEDVKLDHYTHNIQAEKLQSFSISPSAAPNYYFSIFTLGKSGQPSFWRVFKYPQFDQAVVSRSSFQADKATFHWNRRGTNVFALTQTDVDKTGSSYYGKQALSYGDVKGNAGNMVFSKEGPIHAISWNPGNWNEWVAVYGHAPAKATLFNAKCDPLFEFGTGAWNAIYFPPEGNWVLLGGFGNIATGHISVWDVRGYKKVGECTAPDTTSLQWDPRGEAFITATTYPRLTVGNGYKIWHYSGALMHKRTCAEKENLLSISWQPGSYPKSELSKTAPKSIEQATAKSTAAYRPPGARNRPSTFVLHEHEKPHKPGQSVDATPSKQAIKQKEKREARKARKAEERAGDASPSAPPAASLAAPGAAARAPFVSTGDPDKDKKIKNINKKLSDIEKLKQQKAAGKPLEINQLAKIDNEPALLQELNQLRL